In Haloterrigena turkmenica DSM 5511, a single genomic region encodes these proteins:
- a CDS encoding TrmB family transcriptional regulator has protein sequence MALEELGLTEYEARCFVALTRISRGTAKEVSQVADIPRSRVYDTIERLDRKGLVNVQQTEPREYKAVAVDTACRRIREDYDSRINAAENALGNLKTPDSTDDEGMWAITQNEHVTDRVVTFLEDADDAVHYLVPAPEVAETRIVEALASAADRGVAVYIEVPTEDEREEFADAVPGADVALSPDIATTNEIHSEWPGQLLMADQESIVATGIKESDLPDVTQQVAVWTYGHDHGFAVWMRELLDDRLEIRHEERSLEE, from the coding sequence GCCCTCGAGGAACTGGGGCTGACCGAGTACGAGGCACGGTGTTTCGTCGCCCTCACGCGAATCTCGAGGGGAACCGCCAAGGAGGTGAGCCAGGTCGCTGACATCCCGCGCTCGCGAGTGTACGATACCATCGAGCGTCTCGATCGGAAGGGACTCGTCAACGTCCAGCAGACCGAGCCCCGCGAGTACAAGGCCGTCGCGGTCGACACGGCCTGTCGGCGCATCCGCGAGGACTACGACTCCCGGATCAACGCCGCGGAGAACGCGCTCGGCAACCTCAAAACTCCGGACTCGACGGACGACGAGGGGATGTGGGCGATCACCCAGAACGAACACGTCACCGACCGCGTCGTCACGTTCCTCGAGGACGCCGACGACGCGGTCCACTACCTCGTGCCGGCGCCCGAGGTGGCCGAAACGCGGATTGTCGAGGCGCTGGCGTCGGCCGCCGACCGCGGCGTCGCCGTCTATATCGAAGTGCCGACCGAGGACGAACGCGAGGAGTTCGCCGACGCGGTCCCGGGGGCCGATGTCGCGCTCTCGCCCGATATCGCGACGACGAACGAAATCCACTCGGAGTGGCCCGGTCAGTTGCTCATGGCCGATCAGGAATCGATCGTCGCGACCGGGATCAAGGAGAGCGATCTCCCCGACGTGACCCAGCAGGTGGCGGTCTGGACCTACGGTCACGACCACGGCTTCGCCGTCTGGATGCGAGAACTGCTCGACGATCGCCTCGAGATCCGCCACGAGGAGCGCTCCCTCGAGGAGTGA
- a CDS encoding 4Fe-4S dicluster domain-containing protein — protein sequence MAIDPQFHENRDKVDEHAGHAVWGPVDEPEELGIHGTHVAVDFDLCIADGACLEDCPVDVFEWVETPGHPESEEKADPANEAQCIDCMLCVDVCPVDAIDVDAGRSA from the coding sequence ATGGCCATCGATCCGCAGTTTCACGAGAACCGCGACAAGGTCGACGAGCACGCGGGCCACGCCGTCTGGGGCCCCGTCGACGAACCCGAAGAGCTCGGCATCCACGGGACGCACGTCGCGGTCGACTTCGACCTCTGTATCGCCGACGGCGCCTGCCTCGAGGACTGTCCCGTCGACGTCTTCGAGTGGGTCGAGACACCCGGCCACCCCGAAAGCGAAGAGAAGGCCGATCCCGCGAACGAAGCCCAGTGTATCGATTGTATGCTCTGCGTCGACGTCTGTCCGGTCGACGCGATCGACGTTGATGCGGGACGGTCGGCCTGA